In a single window of the Montipora capricornis isolate CH-2021 chromosome 11, ASM3666992v2, whole genome shotgun sequence genome:
- the LOC138024849 gene encoding uncharacterized protein produces MAHSKDQEALRFISYDEELQRAKWFKEDLDKGNGWSVADKGSGYKYWIKTFSGDDVPIKIVYMIDMPFPAKIFTQMLDPRNMEARCNWDKAFVEKEILEEYPDDGGYVVYMRALLSCPLKDRSFVLYLPPPKEVDWYGKQALFMLTKDASHPKKPEGEDGLVRATNGGNFYVVIPDEDEPDAACKIFGLTNNLYNGYIPKFNMEWLQKRIVPRKFNEWRKNMVEGYHKYFKN; encoded by the coding sequence ATGGCGCATTCTAAAGATCAAGAAGCACTTCGATTCATTTCTTATGACGAAGAGCTGCAAAGAGCCAAGTGGTTTAAAGAGGATTTGGATAAAGGTAATGGCTGGAGTGTGGCAGACAAGGGTTCCGGATATAAATACTGGATTAAGACCTTTAGTGGCGATGATGTTCCCATTAAAATAGTGTACATGATAGATATGCCGTTTCCAGCCAAGATTTTCACTCAAATGTTGGATCCTCGAAATATGGAAGCGCGTTGTAATTGGGACAAagcttttgttgaaaaagagATTTTGGAAGAATACCCTGATGATGGAGGCTACGTGGTATATATGCGAGCACTTTTATCCTGTCCTCTAAAAGATCGATCATTCGTTCTGTATCTTCCGCCACCAAAAGAGGTCGACTGGTACGGAAAACAAGCACTTTTCATGTTGACCAAAGACGCATCGCATCCCAAGAAACCTGAAGGAGAAGATGGGCTGGTGAGAGCGACGAATGGAGGGAATTTTTACGTCGTAATTCCAGATGAGGATGAACCCGATGCTGCCTGCAAGATATTTGGTTTGACAAACAACCTCTACAATGGATACATTCCCAAGTTTAACATGGAGTGGTTGCAGAAGAGAATTGTGCCGCgaaaattcaacgagtggcgAAAGAATATGGTGGAGGGGTATCACAAGTATTTTAAAAACTGA
- the LOC138023405 gene encoding uncharacterized protein: protein MQRWSEVSFSKAIAPDDLANDFGNFFMQKIDKINQLIDMQRSLEMSKAGEKECADSVTDAGVTFANFKTLSQEQVSELIKKAAKKSCPLDPMPSSVVLEVFDVLLPVIANMINLSFESGEFARDWKEALLKPLLKKCGLDIAFNNFRPVSNLPYVSILSEKAATNQVIDHMTTNDLHMPLQSAYKQNHSTESALLKVKNDILLNMEERKGHFVSSP, encoded by the coding sequence ATGCAAAGATGGTCTGAGGTGTCGTTTTCAAAGGCTATAGCTCCAGATGATCTCGCCAATGATTTCGGAAATTTCTTTATGCAGAAGATCGATAAAATTAATCAGTTAATTGATATGCAGAGATCTTTGGAGATGTCAAAAGCCGGAGAAAAGGAGTGCGCTGATTCTGTTACGGATGCAGGCGTCACATTTGCCAATTTTAAAACTTTGTCTCAAGAACAAGTCTCTGAGCTCATCAAAAAAGCTGCCAAGAAATCATGTCCTCTGGATCCAATGCCTAGTTCGGTAGTCCTAGAGGTTTTCGATGTGCTGTTACCTGTGATCGCGAACATGATTAACTTGTCATTCGAATCTGGCGAATTCGCTAGAGATTGGAAGGAGGCTTTACTAAAACCGCTGCTTAAAAAGTGTGGACTTGACATCGCTTTTAATAACTTCCGCCCAGTTAGCAACCTCCCTTATGTTTCCATATTGTCAGAGAAGGCAGCAACTAATCAGGTCATTGACCACATGACAACTAATGATTTGCATATGCCTCTCCAGTCCGCGTATAAGCAAAACCATAGCACCGAGTCAGCACTGCTCAAAGTCAAGAACGATATTTTGTTGAATATGGAGGAGCGAAAAGGTCACTTTGTTAGTTCTCCTTGA
- the LOC138024847 gene encoding uncharacterized protein isoform X2, whose protein sequence is MAHSKEQEAFRFISYEEELQRAKWFKEDLDKGDGWSVAGKGFGYKYWIKTISGDDFPIKIMYMIDMPFPAKVFTQMLDPRNMEARCNWDKAFVENEILEEYPDDGGYVVYMRALLSCPLKDRSFVLYLPPPKEVDWYGKQALFLLIKDALHPKKPEGEDGLVRATNGGNFYVVIPDEDEPDAACKIFGLTNNLYNGYIPKTNMEWMQKRIVPRKFNEWRQNMVEGYHKYFKN, encoded by the coding sequence ATGGCGCATTCTAAAGAACAAGAAGCATTTCGATTCATTTCTTATGAGGAAGAGCTACAAAGAGCCAAGTGGTTTAAAGAGGATTTGGATAAAGGTGATGGCTGGAGTGTGGCAGGCAAGGGTTTCGGATATAAATACTGGATTAAGACCATCAGTGGCGATGATTTTCCCATTAAAATAATGTACATGATAGATATGCCGTTTCCAGCCAAGGTTTTCACTCAAATGTTGGATCCTCGAAATATGGAAGCGCGTTGTAATTGGGACAAAGCTTTTGTTGAAAACGAGATTTTGGAAGAATACCCTGACGATGGAGGCTACGTGGTATATATGCGAGCACTTTTATCCTGTCCTCTAAAAGATCGATCATTCGTTCTGTATCTTCCGCCACCAAAAGAGGTCGATTGGTATGGAAAACAAGCTCTCTTCTTGTTGATCAAAGACGCATTGCACCCCAAGAAACCTGAAGGAGAAGATGGGCTGGTGAGAGCGACGAATGGGGGGAATTTTTACGTCGTAATTCCAGACGAAGATGAACCCGATGCTGCCTGCAAGATATTTGGTTTGACAAACAACCTCTACAATGGATACATTCCAAAGACTAACATGGAGTGGATGCAGAAGAGAATTGTGCCGCgaaaattcaacgagtggcgACAGAATATGGTGGAGGGGTATCACAAGTATTTTAAAAACTGA